From Longimicrobium sp., one genomic window encodes:
- the sufC gene encoding Fe-S cluster assembly ATPase SufC produces MAEPLLKITNLHAEIAEDGTEILKGLNLELNEGEIHAIMGPNGSGKSTLSKVISGHPAYEVTDGDIVFQGQSVLDMQPDERARAGIFLAFQYPVEIPGVSVANFMRTALNAKRGEEVDIFDFQEELEGRMEMLEMDPVFAQRSVNDGFSGGEKKRNEILQLAMLEPALAVMDETDSGLDIDALKIVTAGINKIKSERTGMSVLLITHYQRMLNYITPDKVHVMVDGRIIRTGGPELALELEERGYDWLREEVPSA; encoded by the coding sequence ATGGCTGAACCGCTGCTCAAGATCACCAACCTTCATGCCGAGATCGCCGAAGACGGCACGGAGATCCTCAAGGGGCTGAACCTGGAGCTGAACGAGGGCGAGATCCATGCGATCATGGGCCCCAACGGCTCCGGAAAGAGCACGCTCAGCAAGGTGATCTCGGGCCACCCGGCCTACGAGGTGACGGACGGCGACATCGTGTTCCAGGGCCAGAGCGTGTTGGACATGCAGCCCGACGAGCGCGCCCGCGCCGGCATCTTCCTGGCCTTCCAGTACCCGGTGGAAATTCCCGGCGTGTCGGTCGCCAACTTCATGCGCACGGCGCTGAACGCCAAGCGCGGCGAAGAGGTAGACATCTTCGACTTCCAGGAAGAGCTGGAAGGCCGCATGGAGATGCTGGAGATGGACCCCGTGTTCGCGCAGCGCTCGGTGAACGACGGCTTCTCGGGTGGCGAAAAGAAGCGCAACGAGATCCTGCAGCTGGCCATGCTTGAGCCCGCTCTGGCCGTGATGGACGAAACGGACTCCGGCCTGGACATCGACGCGCTGAAGATCGTCACCGCCGGGATCAACAAGATCAAGTCGGAGCGCACCGGCATGTCGGTGCTCCTGATCACGCACTACCAGCGCATGCTCAACTACATCACGCCCGACAAGGTGCACGTGATGGTGGACGGGCGCATCATCCGCACGGGCGGCCCCGAACTGGCGCTTGAGCTGGAAGAGCGCGGCTACGACTGGCTGAGAGAAGAAGTACCGAGTGCGTAG